A region from the Euleptes europaea isolate rEulEur1 chromosome 13, rEulEur1.hap1, whole genome shotgun sequence genome encodes:
- the PHETA1 gene encoding sesquipedalian-1: MKLNERSLAFYATCSSPTDQAGFLHKKGERNTAYHRRWFVLKGNMLFYFEDRESREPVGVIILEGSTVELCESTEEFAFAIRFGCAKSRTYILAAETQAAMESWVKALSRASFGYMRVLVKELEKQLEEMQRNLSGSHRVQRRSPLYRKNRSAPNLEPAASGPALPQAAPSLPISILPKENGCALWYNSEGPRSLPSGYPPDETGASGGNSHEGGLKPPPLPPRKRASSGNCCGAGGSGVDALVYSDSACFSQLHNWYGREILELRRVWMEGQRGGSL; this comes from the coding sequence ATGAAGCTGAACGAGCGGAGCTTGGCCTTCTACGCCACCTGCAGCTCCCCCACGGACCAGGCCGGTTTCCTCCACAAGAAAGGCGAGCGCAACACGGCCTACCACCGACGCTGGTTCGTGCTGAAGGGGAACATGCTGTTTTACTTCGAGGACCGAGAGAGCCGAGAGCCGGTCGGGGTCATCATCCTGGAAGGCTCGACGGTGGAGCTGTGCGAGTCCACCGAAGAGTTCGCCTTCGCCATCCGCTTCGGCTGCGCCAAGTCCCGCACCTACATCCTGGCGGCCGAGACCCAGGCCGCCATGGAGTCGTGGGTGAAGGCTCTCTCGCGGGCCAGCTTTGGCTACATGCGCGTGTTGGTGAAGGAGCTGGAGAAGCAGCTGGAAGAGATGCAGCGGAACCTCTCCGGCTCCCACCGGGTCCAGAGGAGGTCGCCCCTTTACCGGAAAAACAGGTCCGCTCCGAATTTGGAGCCAGCCGCCTCTGGCCCAGCCCTTCCTCAGGCGGCGCCGAGCCTCCCGATCAGCATCCTGCCGAAAGAAAACGGCTGTGCCTTATGGTATAATTCCGAAGGGCCTCGCAGCCTGCCCAGCGGGTACCCCCCAGATGAGACAGGGGCATCTGGGGGTAACAGCCACGAGGGGGGTCTCAAGCCGCCCCCTTTGCCACCACGGAAAAGAGCCTCTTCAGGGAACTGCTGTGGGGCCGGGGGCTCTGGGGTCGACGCCCTGGTGTACTCAGACAGCGCTTGCTTTTCCCAGCTCCACAACTGGTACGGCAGGGAGATTCTTGAACTGCGAAGAGTGTGGATGGAGGGGCAGAGGGGCGGAAGCCTATGA